From Rhodothermales bacterium:
CAAAATTGTTGGCCCCTGCTCCGCCGCTCTGAACGAAGCGATCGACATCGCGTGCGGTGATGCTATCGCCGGCGCTGAGTATCAGTAGTCGCTCTACCACGTTGTGGAGTTCTCGGACGTTTCCTCGCCACTCCAGGGTTCGCAGGCGCGCCATCGCCTCATCCTCGAACGGTTTCGGATCGAGGCCGTTGCGTCGCGTAAGCCGGCCTGCGAAGTGCTCGGCGATCGTAGGTATATCTTCCCGACGTTCACGAAGGGGAGGTACATCAAGGAGAATCACGCCCAGGCGATGATACAGGTCCTCGCGAAACTCACCCTCCTCTATCCGGACCAGCAGATCCTTGTTGGTTGCTGCGAGTACGCGGACATTAACCGGGATGCTTCGATCTCCGCCAACGCGCGAGATCCGATTTTCCTGAAGTACGCGAAGCACTTTCGCCTGCGCGGACAGGCTCATGTCGCCGATCTCATCAAGAAACAGTGTCCCGCCGTCTGCCTGTTCGAACTTGCCGATCCGCTGCTTTGTCGCCCCCGTAAACGAACCTTTCTCGTGCCCAAAGAGCTCACTCTCGATCAGCTCGCTGGGAATCGCTGCGCAATTGACCTCGACGACGGGTCCGTCGCCGCGATTGGACAAGTGGTGGATCCACTTGGCGACCAACTCTTTGCCGGTCCCTGCTTCCCCGGTGATTAGCACCCGGGCCTCGGTGGGCGCCACACGCTCTACCGTCTCCTTGATTCTGGAAATCGCCGGGCTGTCACCCAGGATAGGCGTCAGGTCGCCCTCATGATGCTCGACGAGCGTCTGCCGCATTCGTCGATTCTCGGTCGCGAGCTGGCCGCGATCCAGAGCATTTCGGAGGGTCACCAGCAGCCGGTTCAAGTCCGGCGGCTTCTCCACAAAATCGAACGCACCGAGCTTCGTGGCCTCGACTGCTGTTTCAATTGACCCGTGACCGGAAATCATGACAATGGGGATCTCCGGCATCTCTTTCGACGCGATCGCCAGAACCTCCAGACCATCCTTTTTCGGCATCTTGACGTCAAGCAGAACGACGTCATAATGCGCTTTCTTCATGGCGCTCAGCGCGGCCTCGCCGTCTTCCGCCTCATCTACTTCGAAGTCCTCGTACTCAAGGATTTCTTTCAGTGTTCGGCGAATACTGGCTTCGTCGTCGACGACCAGGATCGTTGGCATGAGTCACCTCTGCAAGGGATGGGGTGTGCTCTACGAGCTGGGTGCCTGCATCGCCCCGGCACGAGCGACGAGAATGTCCACATTGCGAGCCTGCGTGGATGCCGGATACTCTTTCGTCACCGCATTGTAGGCATCGACGGCTGCCTTGTAGTCGCCCGCGAGCTCGTATGCGCGACCGGCCTCAAGTAAGTAGCCCGGAGCCGTCACGTCGTTGGGAAACAGGAATGCCGCACGCCTGAAGAGGTCACCGGCGCGCTCGTATTGTCCCTTCATCTCGTGGATCGCTGCCTCTCCTGCAAGTGCGCTCGCTCCGAGATAATTAGCATCCTTGTCGAAATCCTCAAACAGCTCGAGCGATCGATCATACTCACCCAGCCGAAATAGGGCGTCGGCCGCGTAGAATCGTGCAAGATTGCCAGCGTTGGTTATGCTGAAGTCTGACGCGACCGCGAGCAGGCCCATCGTATCATCGGAACCGTTCAGTGCGGCTTCGTAATCGCCGGACTCGTAAAGGCTGACGGCCGGAGCAAGAAATCGCTGGCCATCCGCCTCGCGCTGCTGCTGCCAGTAGGAATACCCTATGATGCCAACTACTACTAGAGCGATGACGCCAAGAATACCGTACGCGAGGTTCCGATTGTTGTCAAGAGCCTGCCACACGCGCGACGAGAACGTGACAACAGTGTCCTGGCGAAGCTCCTGGCGACGCGAAATCTTCTTGGTGGGTTTTAGAGTCGACATATGGCGTATCGGTGGGTGTCTGCAACCTGCATCGGGTCAAACGGCATAGCCGTATAAGATATTGCCATCACGATCGCCTTCGCAACGGCACCTACCACCCGGATGTCCAACGCACAGATAAATCACAGTGGCGATATGCGATTCCTGCTCGTTTTCATGATCTGAGCACGCCAAGTCGAGACTTCGTTTGCTATTTTTTAGTCTCTAAACGGCGTGACGGCTGGTCCTCTCAAGATCGGAGAAGTCGAAGACGGAGTATGGCCCGCCGCACCCATTTGACATTCCACCCATGACCAATCAGGAGGATCACTCTGATGGCCATCAGATTAGCGATTAATGGTTTCGGAAGAATTGGACGTCTGGTATTCCGATCAATAATGGAACGGGGCTCGGACGAATTTGACATCGTCGCGGTCAACGATCTGACCGATTCGAAGACCCTGGCCCACCTGTTCAAGTATGATTCAGTTCACGGTGTCTATCCGGGTAAAGTCACCACATACGGTGACGGACTCGAAATAGACGGTGACCGTTTTAAGGTTTTCAGCGAACGCGACCCTTCCAAGCTCCCCTGGGGTGCGCTGGATGTCGACGTGGTCGTAGAGTCGACCGGTGTCTTTCGGACGCGTGAGAAGGCAGCGCTTCATCTGGAGGCGGGTGCAAAGAAGGTGGTGATATCGGCGCCCGCGAGCGGCGCCGTAGACGCGACCGTCGTCCTGGGCGTGAACGACGATGTGCTTACGGGAACGGAGGAGGTCATATCGAACGCAAGCTGTACGACCAACTGCCTAGCGCCGATGGTCAAGATTCTTGACGATGCGTTTGGCGTACGT
This genomic window contains:
- a CDS encoding sigma-54-dependent Fis family transcriptional regulator, with amino-acid sequence MPTILVVDDEASIRRTLKEILEYEDFEVDEAEDGEAALSAMKKAHYDVVLLDVKMPKKDGLEVLAIASKEMPEIPIVMISGHGSIETAVEATKLGAFDFVEKPPDLNRLLVTLRNALDRGQLATENRRMRQTLVEHHEGDLTPILGDSPAISRIKETVERVAPTEARVLITGEAGTGKELVAKWIHHLSNRGDGPVVEVNCAAIPSELIESELFGHEKGSFTGATKQRIGKFEQADGGTLFLDEIGDMSLSAQAKVLRVLQENRISRVGGDRSIPVNVRVLAATNKDLLVRIEEGEFREDLYHRLGVILLDVPPLRERREDIPTIAEHFAGRLTRRNGLDPKPFEDEAMARLRTLEWRGNVRELHNVVERLLILSAGDSITARDVDRFVQSGGAGANNFDTLLDRFAQFSEFRDEAEKLFIEHKLSHFDWNVSKTAEAIGIQRSHLYNKMNKYGIER
- a CDS encoding tetratricopeptide repeat protein, producing the protein MSTLKPTKKISRRQELRQDTVVTFSSRVWQALDNNRNLAYGILGVIALVVVGIIGYSYWQQQREADGQRFLAPAVSLYESGDYEAALNGSDDTMGLLAVASDFSITNAGNLARFYAADALFRLGEYDRSLELFEDFDKDANYLGASALAGEAAIHEMKGQYERAGDLFRRAAFLFPNDVTAPGYLLEAGRAYELAGDYKAAVDAYNAVTKEYPASTQARNVDILVARAGAMQAPSS
- the gap gene encoding type I glyceraldehyde-3-phosphate dehydrogenase; the encoded protein is MAIRLAINGFGRIGRLVFRSIMERGSDEFDIVAVNDLTDSKTLAHLFKYDSVHGVYPGKVTTYGDGLEIDGDRFKVFSERDPSKLPWGALDVDVVVESTGVFRTREKAALHLEAGAKKVVISAPASGAVDATVVLGVNDDVLTGTEEVISNASCTTNCLAPMVKILDDAFGVRRGLMTTVHAYTADQRIQDAPHKDLRRARAAATSIIPTTTGAAKAVGLVLPHLAGKLDGFALRVPTLDGSLTDLTVELEKDASVEEINKAVKSAASGPLAGILEYTEDPIVSIDIVHNPHSCVFDALSTMSSGNLVKVVGWYDNEWGYANRTVDMVALLMKKAPAAAGA